Genomic DNA from Cydia fagiglandana chromosome 3, ilCydFagi1.1, whole genome shotgun sequence:
gacattattatatttaattattccGTAACAGTCACAAGCTCAGCAAGATCACTAATTCTAAATAAAATGACAACcagcaaaaaaaatctaaatctaCCCACATATTTTAAGTGATTTTATAGCTTGTTCCTGATTAGTTAAAAGTTAAACTATCcatttgaaataaaaacaagtttACCAACCTTATAACGTAACGTAAGTAAATTTTTAATCTTCTTCGCTACTTTCTTCGTCATCCGGCCGTGTACTTACTTTTCTACCTGCATTATGCAACCCTGCTGATAACAGGACGCTCTATAAGATGGTACGAGTGCGAACGAGATAACACGATGCTAATATTGCTAATCCATTTGTTTTCAATTTGAACCTACTTAAGTTTACTCGCTCTTCAACCtttgttgtttgttgttgtgtgtgtttttttaattgaacaGTGGATTTTGTTTTGACATTGGCTTGTTATACGGACTTGGATATTGTTCATACGATTAAATTGGCGTGACTTAAGGACTATAGATATTGCTGTGCCTGAGGATCAACTATTTATACGGTAAGTAAAATTTACTAATATTACTTGTATAAAGGGCTAAATGTGACTACATACCTATTGAAATACATATTCAGGAGTCTTGCAGGACTTAGTATAGTGAAACTAAACGAAACAATGTTTTGTACTTGTACAGTCGATgtcaaagagatctttacgactaacgttacaaaaaattatttacacgactttattgtcatagcatttaggtcgtgtaaacatttttttgttactttggctgtaaatttctctttgacgtcgactgtacattatataaatataatactttaaatatatgtaaattaccACGCGACATACGACTAAGTTGAAAAAAGATCTATTTGTACAAGACTAATTTATTTCAGTAGGTATTTAGACACATAATAAACGATTGAACTATTACGAAgtgtaaaaattaattaatcctcTTGGTGTTACTTTCCCAAATGGTTTTAATAGATTATTTTGACCTGTGTAGGCTTAGCGTTAATACTCTATACAACACGTTGTGTTTTTATTCATGATTTGTGTCTAAGTATACAAACGATACTGTAATGATTTTGTCAAAAAATACTCAGTTTGTTTGTTACTTTTTTTCTAGTACTACTGAATTTACGCTAGCAGCGTGAATTACAAGATGGCTTCTGATGGATCTGTAAAAACCTGGATGATGATTTGGATGATGAAGATTATCCTGAACTTTATCATGACCCTGCTAGTAAAACGATTTACTGTTAAAAGTGCGAGAGCAGTATAACATCAAAACTAAGCAGTCTCAAGAGGCATATAAATGGACCGAAACATCAAGGAACCAGTAAGAAACCGAATGAAGATATTTATTTTGATCTTATAGAGTTTTTAATTATGTGCAACATACCTTGGTTTCAAGTAAATCAACCCAGTTTTAAATcctttttccaaaaatatatttgctgCAATTGTAGTAATCGTAAAACTATTCCAGATGAATCGTTACTGTGGAAAGTTTACTTGGATCTTTTTTTCAAAAAGAAATTAAGATCAATTTATGATAATATTTCTGGTCAAAAGCTTTGGATTTCTTTGGACGAAACCACTGATTTTCTTGGTCGATATATTGTTAACTTTTTAGTAAAACCTCTAAATGGTTGCTCACAAAAACCATTTTTAATAGCGTGTAAAGTTCTGAAAGTTGTCAATGGAAATACAATAAGTGAATTTGTGGTTGAATGTCTACAAAATAAGTGGCAAAACTCATATGAAGACAAAGTAGGAGATGTTTTAGTTTTGTGTACTGACAGCGTAGCATATATGTTAAAAGCAGGGAGACTTCTAAAGCAATATCTGCCAAATATGAAGCATGTTACATGTTTAGCACATGCTCTTCATCGCGTATCAGAGAAAATACGGGATGAATACTCAGATGTTAATGTTTTAATATCAAATGTAAAGAAGGTATTTTTAAAAGCCCCTAACAGGGTAAATATATTAAAGGAGAATTTTCCTAATATGCCTCTTCCACCTCAACCTGTTATAACAAGATGGGGCACTTGGTTGGAAGCAGCTTCATATTATGCCAAATATTATGAAGAAATTAAGACAGTTGTAGGGCTATTAAGAAGTTCCGAGTCAATATCAATTAGAAATGCTaaaaatattcttaaaaaaGCGAATTTAAAAAATGACGTAATGTACATTGACGAATATTATAGAATTATTCCAATTGCTTTAAAGTCCATACAAACATCAAACTTGTCTATAGTACAAGCGTTGGATATATTTGACGAAGTAAGGGCCGTGCTGGGGTGGTGTTCATCTGAACTAGTCAAGCTTAAACTTGAATATGTCATAAATAGGAATCCCGATCTCGATGTAATTAGAGGCATCCGTGACGATATTGTACTGGATAAGCAGGAAGAGAATCCGTCATTATCGAATTACAACTTTGTACCTCTTACCTCTGTTGATGTTGAAAGGTCTTTTTCTATGTATAAGTggattttaaatgtaaaaagaAATTGTCTGAAAGTCGAAAACATGGAAAAACTTAtggttatttattataattcttTAAGCAATAACTTTAATGATAATAGTACTGATACTGATGATATTtttgatgttgatgatgatgataccgaTTGAAAGAtgtttatttagtacaaatttGTATACATTAAATGTTTGAAACATATGATAACCAGTTTTTATTTCAATTACCTcgttacacacatacacattaCATTTTTGATCGATTTTCTACACAGTACGTTATATGTCACGACACGCATTTTTCTGAATTAAACTATTGAATTTTACTAATAATTT
This window encodes:
- the LOC134680521 gene encoding uncharacterized protein LOC134680521, which gives rise to MCNIPWFQVNQPSFKSFFQKYICCNCSNRKTIPDESLLWKVYLDLFFKKKLRSIYDNISGQKLWISLDETTDFLGRYIVNFLVKPLNGCSQKPFLIACKVLKVVNGNTISEFVVECLQNKWQNSYEDKVGDVLVLCTDSVAYMLKAGRLLKQYLPNMKHVTCLAHALHRVSEKIRDEYSDVNVLISNVKKVFLKAPNRVNILKENFPNMPLPPQPVITRWGTWLEAASYYAKYYEEIKTVVGLLRSSESISIRNAKNILKKANLKNDVMYIDEYYRIIPIALKSIQTSNLSIVQALDIFDEVRAVLGWCSSELVKLKLEYVINRNPDLDVIRGIRDDIVLDKQEENPSLSNYNFVPLTSVDVERSFSMYKWILNVKRNCLKVENMEKLMVIYYNSLSNNFNDNSTDTDDIFDVDDDDTD